Part of the Spea bombifrons isolate aSpeBom1 chromosome 3, aSpeBom1.2.pri, whole genome shotgun sequence genome, TATGTTACTCTTTTACAAATATTACTATCAATAGACACAAAAAGTTTCAGCAAGCTCCTTATTTTAGCCTCCAACCATACCTAATataaaagtgtccctctttggccatgcGTCACAAGTAAGTGTTGGGAATGACCATATAGTTGTAATAAATGTTGTAATAGAAGTAGCTGGAATATTTTGTGTGCTACACAGCTGATTTTCTGTGCATACTCTAAGAACACTCAATTTCTATCTGGATTTTCACTTTATGAAATATAACAACCAAATGTGATCAAAATTGCCATTTCTGTCTGTTAAGGAAGTCAAATGGAAATACAATGTAAGACACAAAACAAACTGAGGTCAGATGAATATTAACATTAATCTATATTTAACGCACATGTTCTGGCTAAATTCTGTGACTAGAACAGGGGAGAGAGTTACTGCAAAATGTCTGCTTTGTGAGCCGTTTGGCTGCATGTTAATTGCTAGCCTTAATGCTCAGGAAATTCATACTAAAGATATGTCAACATCATTTTGGGAAACCTGGTGGCAGCGCACACGGAATGAAGAATGCTCTTTTCTTAAGAACTGCAAATTAAGATAATTCCAGGTCAATCAGTCATCCTCTCCCATAGCCATGGAGAGTTAGGACTGGCGCATGCACACCAAAGATGTTTAGACAGTTGGGTACTTGTATGATCCCCGGAGAATTATCTCCACCTCCCGCTTGCCTTCTGCCGGTATGTTTGTAATTCTAGGGTTGCATGACACTTAATACTATTGATAGCCTGATGGTGAAAATTGCAGATACAAAATGATAGGACTTCGCAGAACAAAGAAGCAATAGAAATCTCCCAATAATTGCATCTGATTAGGTTTCCCAATAATGTTTTGCAAATGTGCttacgttttttttaattcttttactTTCTCCGctctttcataaaaaaaaaaaaggacttgcAGAAGGAAATCACAATACTGATATACTTTTTTCTCGTTTTATTCAGCAAATAAGACCAGTATTTTTCATAGTTCAACAAGTATGAAAAAGTTGTCACTGAATGAAAGCCTAATACATGTAGCATTGGTTCAAGGCACATACAAGACTGGCCAAAGGGCATACAACGCACTTTGGTTTTTATctggagaaaatagaaaaattaaaaagtatggCAACAAATTTGTATGgtttgtttaaatattaaatagctCATAATAATCAGGAAGGCAAAAATGAACATGGTACATCTTTATTCTGATCTATACGTGTTCTAGTAAAGGGCTTTATTCTGTGTCTTTTAGAATTGTCAGCTTTGCATAAACAATAGGGTTTTGTGGTCGAGTACTTTGCACTtctggaccttttttttttttttacttttcactttCTAGCTTTGTACGGCAATTTATTGGTATCTGATACATACATGTTTTAGAAAGATGGATTGCTAAATTCTATAGTGCCTTTATAtttcacagtgctgtacaacggaatggaaaaataattttcattgtCAAAATAGGCAAATGGATGGACTGTGGCTGACTTTCGGTTTAAAATTAAGATTGATGGGTGACCGTATATAGGGTTGGGTTTCAAAAATAATGTTACAGATCTGTTAATTTAGAATTAAATGTACAGTAATTGCTTAACTCGTATCAGTCATTTCAGGATTTATCATGAATAAACATGTGGTTGCATTCAGACAACATATAATGCCCGTTACTAAACACTTATTGTTTATTGAGTCTTTAAGTTGCATACAGTTTTTATACAGCCAATActtggttttatatttttgtagctACATCTTGTGTACcatgtttttttgaaaaaaaaatcccaaaaatgATCTGTGCTTTAtactgcaacaaaaaaaaagtcctgatTGTTCAACACGGCAAAGAAATTCACTTTCACAGTCGACAAGTCATTTTACTCAGTAGAACACAAAGAGTTAAATGTTTTGTAACGTCCAATATTAGCAAGGAAAATACAgtacaaattacaaaaaaatactaaaatagagCATTGTGTTCAGGTGTCAAACTACATTTAATTGTAGCTTCGACCTGAAATTctttaacttttaataaaaagttcttaaatataaattatatggcAAATGTACAGTACATTGCTCCTTCAATCTTTAATCCAGTGTTTTACAGTGGAACAGTGAATTTCAGTCACTTTAATAAAGTTCCTATAAAAAATAAGTCCTTCCACATTCGCCATCATGAATGTGAATGATCGGAGTCTGGTATACCACTGTCCCTGTAACTTCTGTTACTGCTGCTTTCACTGTGACTGGTTTTGTAAAGGCTCACTCCATTGGGTGGAAATATAGTGTGTATGATAAACTCCTCCTTAGACATGGGTTCGCTGTTTATTGGTATCATTTGAAAAGAAGTCTCCCTGATTTCCAGGATTGAATTGTCCTTCTTGGTTCCGGCTTCTGCATAGTCATCTTTTCTTCTCCTGCCTTTGCTGTATGCGCAGTTCCTAGAAAACAGGGATCCGTTCCGATGGACATACCAGCAAACCAAAGCGAGGAGTGTGATGGCTATCAAAGCCACTGCCCCCCCTATGATGGCGGCCAGTGGTAAACTAGAGTTCTTATATGGTTCCTTCTCCTGCTCTCTGTTTAACGTTGTGGTTGGGTTGTACATTTTAAGCGGAGCTGTCTCTGTTTCAATGCAAACAGGTGTTTCGTCCAATAAGTAAAGGTTGCCGGTTTCCATGGGAACCATACATACTCGGTATGGGGACTCTGGCTCAAGGGCTGTAAGCAAATACTCCGTCCTATCACCAGTCACAATGGTTTCTGTTATAGATCCGAAGACTGGACTGTGACCCAGTTGCCAACTCAGTCTCAGGGCAGTCATTGGTAATGCAGTTTTCCAAGATATGTGTATTGTTTCTGTAGTGACAGATTTTACATGAATTGTTATTATCTTTCTAATGGGTATTGGAGTGGTTCgaaagattttatttatatctgGAAGCTTTATCTCAGCCTGTTTAGTTGCAGGCACCGCTGGCCACTGTCCTTGCGCTGGAAGTAAAGTATTGAGCATTGTCGTGGTCACATGGATGGTGTTTGCGTCAATTCTGTCTTTACAATCGAACAGTTCTTTGTTAAGGTCTTTGATGGTCATGCCTCTAACTCGTTCTGGGGCCTGGCACATAAGCCCGCGTACGTTAACTTTGGAAGGCAAAGACTGCAGCCAGTCACGTATCCATTTCATTTTGCAACCGCAGTACCAAGGATTACTGCGTAGAAATAACTGTGTTAAATTGTCCAGGTCATCAAATATACCCTGAGGTAAAACCGTGAGATTGTTGTTTGACATGTCAAGTCGGTATAGTTGTGTCAGATCAGCAAACGCGTTGGGTGGCACGTAGTTCATGTGGTTTTCTTGTAGGTAAAGCTTTCTCAGGCTTGTGCCTGGTAGATTTGCAGGCGGCGATGTGAGTGAATTGCGCACTAATGAGAGTTCTGTCAAATTAATTAGGTTCATAAAGACCCTCTCCCCAAGGCCATTATTGTTTAAAAGATTTCCATCCAGAACGAGACGTCTCAGATTGGTGAGATCTTGCAATGAAATCTCTGAAATAGTGGAAATGCGATTATCATCCAAACGTAACTCTTCAATTGTTCGAGGCAGACCCCAGGGTATTGTGCTTAGGTGATTTCGCGAAAGGAAGAGAAGCCTTAAATAAATGTTGTCTCTGAATGCTCCGTCCTCTATACTGACAGCAGACACGGAATTATCATCTAGATGCAGTTCTTCAATGGAAGGAATTTGTGAAAGTGCATCATAGCTAATAGCCCGTATATTGTTTTCCTGCAGGTGCAattctttaacatttttggggAGGTTTATTGGAAATTCATCTAAACTGTTACGATATAAGTAGATTCTCTCAACTTTGTCCAAGCCTTTTAAGTCAGACGGTATCCCGGCGTTGTTGATCTGGTTATTTTGAAGGTAGAGAGTTGTAGCATCCTCTGGTATCCCTGATGGAATAGATGTCAACTCCCTATcattgcaataaataaaacctcCATCGCACCGGCACACTGACGGACAAGACTTGGCGCTGACGTACGGTGGAGCCATTcggaataataataacagttgaGTCCAGGCAACTATGAAACTCCATGTTTCGCTAGTCATTGTCAACGGTGAGAAAGGCCTCTAAATAGACCACAGGGCTCTGAGCTTCACAGCCTGCAAAGCAACACAAAACACAATTAGTGATCCGATATTGGCATTTAGAACATCCTTTTTTACATTGATTatgaaccatctaagactctaATATTGTGTGTATACAATGCACTTTGGGGTGAAAGCTAAGCCTCATAAGCCTCATAATACTTGTTGTTCCATCGTTTTGCTCAGATGGTTGGTTCATACATAGTTTGGCATTGGCACAGCATTCAGAACTTTTGGATATTATCAAAAGTAGAAGTGATCAAAATGAATACAGTAAAAGGGATGATGAGGCCCAACATGCTTCTGAGTGATACTTACATACAATAACAGGTACTGGTTTATGTTTAAtcttaataattcatttttctattggtgcatataatgtaatattcatTCAGCCCTataattatgtgttttattaaatagttatGTTGCATGGAGGCATTAAACCGAttgaaatgcaaaaatatatttaaatggacTGCTGACTCCACATCAGGATATCATTGTGgtagttatatatatgttaattttaatattatgatAAATAATGCTCATATTAACCTGGCGGTTCTACCGGAGACTCCATAACCAAATATAATTTGCCTGCATCCCGCTTAAAAGATAATACTTTTAAGTGAAATAGAATTAAAAATCTCTAATACTGAAGTTTATGCAATATAGGAGTACAGAAAACAACCATTCCCCTTCCCAACGCCCATGAGTGCTCTATAGAATACAGACAATGAAATACCTGTTTAGAAAGTGTGAGCCGACGTCCTCTTGAGATCTCCCGTAGAGTGCGTGGTGAGCTACGAAGGGCTTCGTCTTTCTAGGAATAGCTGAAGTCTGGGTTATCTCATTTGAGAGTCTCTTGTTCACAGCGTCTTTTAGAACAATCCAAACTGCCCAATTTGAGTACAGGTTGTCCGCATTCTAGCCCCCCGATTTATCGCAAACAACGATGAGCGATACAGATTACGCGATTGGAACACTTCAGAGTTTTTTTGAGTCGcacaaaacaaatttaatttttccTCCTCCGCAAAACGAAAAGTTTCTGTAGAAATTTCCTTTGGTTGGcttaattttcagaaattgcttTTCGTCTCACAAACGCTCCCGAGCAATATCAGTAACACAACCTCCGCATCTGGGGAACCATTCATAATGGTTAAGCTTAAATGAATAGTGCATTCAGGTTgagaacatgttttttttcttttcccctctcAATCTCTTTCCTGTGCACAATGAAACGTGAATACTTTGCGCAGAAATCACATCCCAAAAACGGTCCCCACCCTTTGTAAAAACatcacactttttttccccaagtaaTACTTGTTTTATAAGTATATAGTGGAAGATAGAGGGACAAAAGTATTATATATTCTCCAATAAATGCAATAGTTTTCCTCTAGCCAATACTTGAAACGTTCCTTGTAGAAATATTCCTCGTTGGATATCCTTGCTATGTTATTTTCCtgcagaaataaagagaaaaaataaatgttaattagCAGTAAGTGACAGCTCACATTGGCATACTAAAAGAAAATTGAATTACATTCTTAAACTGATTGATGTCCATTCATTAGTTTCTATAATGAACAAATCCATTGACTTTGCGATGTGGTTAAGCTCCGAGTTCTGCGGAGGTCACTCTGGTACCACAGTTTGCCACGTTTTCTAGGATTTCGCATTAGCCATTCCTGTGCATCCATCCAAGCGCAACTGTAATTGAAGTCAGCTTCAATCAACCAACCGCAGAGAAATTACTTTAGCAGACGGTGACACCTGTCTTTTTCGATTACAAACCGAATGCACAATCACAATTTTGTCCACCACTTTAGACGTGTGAGAGATAATCCATGACGGAGAGCCCTTCCTACCCTGGTGAACAAGACAGTTTGGGGTTACGTTGCGTGGTTTTAAGACCCCAAAAATCTCAGTGTATGTAAACAAGGGTATAGATCTCACTGAACAACGTCAATACGCTAAACAGTATGTGGCTCTGTGTGACAGCTGTGTATGTCCTGCTCGAGGGTTTATAGAAATCTGTAATCTATCGCAGGATTTTAATCACCGGTAGGACGGTTTCCAACCATAAGCTGGGTTTTACCAGATTACTCTCATCCATTCCTTAAAGTCTCTCTGTATGTAATAGAAGTATAAATAgctttatgtttatttgtacCTATAAGGTATATGGATTGACTCGCGCACACACCCATCTGCTTTTTGTAATGGAATGTTTGGAGCCATCCCTTCTAAGAtgcacaattattttaatagcaGCGCCGCAGCATAAAAAGGTTTCTATCTGTCTATGATTTGACAAAatcccttttgtttttatggATGTGAAAGGTCACTCTGCCGAGGTGCTCAGATTGACACGTAAAAGAATCCAAGAGAGCTGGAAACACTTGACCCTGAAATTAAGGAAACCCGTAGCAACAATTTGCATTTTTGCTCAGTAATTACATGGCATCCAGCAAGTGGAGCATCTGTTTCAGAATCAAAATGTGCTGCGGTGCCAGTGTGCTGAATAACAGCAGGAGTTGCCTTTTTACGAGGAATAAAAACCCCTTGAAGTGATTAATATTTAGCTATGTGGCATCAAGATGACTGTTGCCTTCAGGGCTTTGATACAGCATGCAATTTGGATTATAACTCCCACTATCCTTGCCCAAAGTATGATAGGAATTGTAGACCATAGAATCAGGAGACTATAAAACTCCTACTAGCACCTACTGGTACAGAATCCCCCCTTATtataatttagaaaaagaataaagtaataaagaaaatgtaaggaAAATCTTACATAAATGAAACCCCCAAATATCAACTCTAAATATGGCATAAACCCGGGTCTACGATTTGTATTCTCAGGTTAGTTACCTTAACAATCGTTTAAGTTTATTGTTTCTGCATCTAAAAAAAACTCTGTAAAGCCTATATATATAGCATCCGCGATCTGCCTTCTATTAATTAAAATCAGTTGACTCATGTCAgactttattttctctctccaACCATTGATTGGGGTTTTGTGACACTACAAACATGGCCGCGTGTAAAGCAAACAGACAGACCTCTAAATAAATACGATAAAAGCATGCAGTGTTAAATTTATCACTTGGAACTTGTTGAGTTGCTTGAACTAGCAGCATTTACTACAACAGGAAACGTCTGGGGACGCAGACATCAGAATTActgtttgctttttgttttgttttgtgttttttatggcaGTTGTTAAACTGTTTCTTTTTCACCGATTGTTATGCAAAGCGATTTCTAATGCTGCCATTGTGCTGCAGCCAGTGTTGGACTTAACCGAAAGCTCATTAGGATCAATGGAAATTgcaatctttttttccccctgcaaACCaccagcaaacaaaaaaaaagtacaagccAGGGAAAGAAAAAAGCCCAGAGAAATGCGATTTAAAAAAGATTCTGTAACTGCCTTTTCCTTTAGCCGATAAAAGAATACTCCGTTCGCAGATTGCATACGCCCCTCCGCTCACATCTGTTTGCCACTTTGTTGGATAAAGCACCGTTTGCATATGAAAGGATGGTCGCGATCTCACATTTACAATCCTGGAGAAAACCACAGCCACGGGCAGGCTAACCTCACTTTAATCCTTTGAGTATGTATTCACTGACCTTGAGTcattgtaaatacaaaaaaaggactCATGATCTGTAAGGTGGACAGGATTAGTCTAGCATTGAGAGGCTTTGTAAACCCTTCTGCTGTCTTTGCCATGCCGGtgcccagaaaaaaataatagtacaatgtgttgtatttttaaagcatttcaaataacaCTGGTGAGGAAATGTGGGAGTTCAAGGATCTATGTGGAGTTGGAATGCAAACCACTTCGCTACATTAACAGCTCCAGCGATGCTTTTCCTAAACCTCTTGTCTGGCAGATGGATTTTCCACGATCAtcaaatttcataaaaatgcctCCCACTCTTGTTTATCAGTAGGAATTATGAAAGACcacccatttttcttttttgagtgcCAGCAATTGGAAGGGATGACTCCCTCACTCCATAAATTATGGCTTGTGAAGTCCTTTGGTGCTTATCTACCTTCTATCTTATCAACTTAAAAAAGGTTCCACTTATAAATCACATGGAATTTATAAATATCTCCTAGAATAACTTCTAAAGATGTGACAGTAACACCGGCTACTTTGGACATTAAAGCCTAGCCAGCAGATATTGTCGCACTTCATTAAATTCGGACATAATTGGGTATGAGAGACAAATTGTCGTGGCTCTCTTGGTGCAGTGCCGTGTAAAGAACCAGCAAATACGTCTGTACACAACAAAGAATTCTCACACCTACATTCAGATGCTTTGTGGCTATATATCAAACTACATACATAACTATGGAAGCACAACACACAttataaacaaattataatatttCTTATCCTAATCTGTGCATGAATGAGGAATGGAGTGGTGTAGATGTATCATAAAGAGATTCATCTGTACTTTTTAGCTGAGGCCTTCACAACCTAGTATGTTCTCCATCTCTGTTTACAATAAAGACCCAGCTAATGTACATAAATTAATCCTTACCTGCCAAATTAAACCAGTTTTCTAGTTTGATGAGAAACCCAATCAAAAGCAGTTCTTacaaatcaaatatttacacaaattgGCTCAAGCCCCTCTATTTTAAAGTTGTCAAGAAATGTAACTTCACTCCGGCCGAGTAAAGAGAAGGCAAACCACCCAAGTCATTGCTTCAACAAGTGCACGAAGCTTTCGAGTTTAAGGAGTACTACCTGGCTTCAGCGTTAACGAATAGCTGACACTTCAAACTGAGTTTACACAAAGGACTTTACATTAGGGAAACTCTGGTATTCCCTACTCAGCTTAGGTCACACAAAAACTAAACCGGGGttgaaataataatcatatcagctactaatgttattattttttttttcataatgctGCGGTTTAGTATAAATGCCTGAAAGCCTCTTGCTGATTTTTACGGGGATAATTAAGAAACtcacaaaatgaaaattgttttttaagCCATGATATCCAAATGAAAAATTTCTCttgatgcatattaaaaaagcaaaaatcttTCCAATAAgctaaagtataaaaaaatatcgaAATGCAAAATGATGTGAGCTGGATTCCAAGGCCAATAAGCTAGAAAATAAACATCTATGAATTAAAAAGAGTGTCAGCGGCTGGTAGGAAAAAAGGAGGGGTGAAAAACCTTAACGTGAGAAAAGAGACCAGTGAGTCTTGGAGCAGGGGAAAAGTATTGAAACTTGAAAAACCTCTCTCCAGCTGAGTTTGTGCCCGCTTGGGGGTGGTATGCTCTGCTAGACGCCTTTTTCTGGCGAGACCCACAAGTCAGACGCTCGCTGTTTCTGCCCGCTTTTCCTGCCTTTAATTGCCTCCCGTTGAGCAGAACAGTTGTGTCTGTGAGAACAAGCAAAACTTCTCTTTTTGAAGGACTTGTGAACTCTTAATGGCCATGTTGATTTCATTAACCATGCTATTTATTTAGTCATTACTCCCTACAATACACCAAACTGAAATTGGTGCAAACAGCACAAATCTGAAAAGaacgtattttttttataacctccCACGACTAACCGAATTATATAGCCTAAGGATATGAAAGAAAACCAAGTCCGATTTCTAAATGGCCTCACTGCTTTTTGCCACACTCCTTATTCTGCACGATCGACATCGCCCCATAATTTTAAACATCAATCacgcatttttattttaagagcataataaaacaaatagacACGCAAGCCGTTGCAGCTAAAG contains:
- the FLRT3 gene encoding leucine-rich repeat transmembrane protein FLRT3, with the translated sequence MTSETWSFIVAWTQLLLLFRMAPPYVSAKSCPSVCRCDGGFIYCNDRELTSIPSGIPEDATTLYLQNNQINNAGIPSDLKGLDKVERIYLYRNSLDEFPINLPKNVKELHLQENNIRAISYDALSQIPSIEELHLDDNSVSAVSIEDGAFRDNIYLRLLFLSRNHLSTIPWGLPRTIEELRLDDNRISTISEISLQDLTNLRRLVLDGNLLNNNGLGERVFMNLINLTELSLVRNSLTSPPANLPGTSLRKLYLQENHMNYVPPNAFADLTQLYRLDMSNNNLTVLPQGIFDDLDNLTQLFLRSNPWYCGCKMKWIRDWLQSLPSKVNVRGLMCQAPERVRGMTIKDLNKELFDCKDRIDANTIHVTTTMLNTLLPAQGQWPAVPATKQAEIKLPDINKIFRTTPIPIRKIITIHVKSVTTETIHISWKTALPMTALRLSWQLGHSPVFGSITETIVTGDRTEYLLTALEPESPYRVCMVPMETGNLYLLDETPVCIETETAPLKMYNPTTTLNREQEKEPYKNSSLPLAAIIGGAVALIAITLLALVCWYVHRNGSLFSRNCAYSKGRRRKDDYAEAGTKKDNSILEIRETSFQMIPINSEPMSKEEFIIHTIFPPNGVSLYKTSHSESSSNRSYRDSGIPDSDHSHS